The proteins below are encoded in one region of Hordeum vulgare subsp. vulgare chromosome 3H, MorexV3_pseudomolecules_assembly, whole genome shotgun sequence:
- the LOC123442601 gene encoding repressor of RNA polymerase III transcription MAF1 homolog has translation MKLLEYTPFDCVNVFLDQLNLGDCTIRGSLEAFSCKHAGNDRRLSISLEHEILDYLGKSSDSDPPSPVEHLSCRSSRKTLIYLVLTLGQMYPDYDFSAVRAHLFFKEEDMESFKQMVDNYLSEASRLWAARNEGSSLLDSMTKAIDEVIKIRECDIYSYNPDSDGDPFLETGAIWSVNFFFYHRKLKRVVSFRCCCTSKFAGDDFLAGALSDGEEEDALIDMDI, from the exons ATGAAGCTTTTAGAATACACCCCGTTCGACtg TGTAAATGTGTTCCTCGATCAGCTAAACCTTGGTGATTGTACAATTAGGGGAAGCCTTGAAGCCTTCTCAT GCAAGCATGCAGGAAATGATCGTCGGCTTTCAATAAGCCTGGAACATGAG ATTCTTGATTACCTTGGCAAGTCTTCTGATAGTGATCCTCCTTCACCTGTGGAGCATTTGTCCTGTAGATCCAG CCGGAAAACGTTGATATATCTAGTTCTCACTCTTGGTCAGATGTATCCAGATTATGATTTCAG TGCTGTTCGGGCACACCTATTCTTCAAAGAAGAAGACATGGAAAGTTTCAAGCAGATGGTGGACAACTACTTATCGGAGGCTTCTAGG CTCTGGGCAGCAAGAAATGAAGGCAGTTCTCTTCTGGACAGTATGACTAAAGCCATAGATGAG GTTATCAAAATCAGGGAGTGTGACATCTACAGCTACAACCCAGACTCTGATGGAGATCCATTTCTAGAGACAGGGGCCAT ATGGTCGGTCAACTTTTTCTTCTACCACCGGAAGCTCAAGCGGGTAGTGAGCTTTCGCTGCTGCTGTACTAG CAAATTTGCAGGGGATGATTTCCTTGCTGGTGCGCTCTCGGATGGCGAGGAGGAAGATGCGTTGATCGACATGGACATATGA